The Anas platyrhynchos isolate ZD024472 breed Pekin duck chromosome 3, IASCAAS_PekinDuck_T2T, whole genome shotgun sequence genome includes a window with the following:
- the SLC25A27 gene encoding mitochondrial uncoupling protein 4, whose translation MVPAEDEKSLPLPERWPRASKFALSACAATVAELVTFPLDLTKTRLQVQGEAAARGSRAAAGQAVPYRGMLRTAAGVVQEEGLLKLWQGATPAVYRHIVYSGVRMVAYEHLRDSVLGRAEDESFPFWKAVVGGMSAGAIGQFFASPTDLVKVQMQMEGKRKLEGKPLRFRGVHHAFMKILSEGGIRGLWAGWVPNVQRAALVNMGDLTTYDSVKHFLLLNTPLTDNSLTHSIASGCSGLVAAVLGTPADVVKTRIMNQPRDKQGRGLLYKSSTDCLIQTVQGEGFMSLYKGFIPTWMRMAPWSLVFWLTYEQIRRICGVSSF comes from the exons ATGGTACCTGCAGAAGACGAGAAGAGCTTACCTCTTCCAGAGAGATGGCCCCGGGCCAGCAAATTCGCTCTGTCAGCCTGTGCAGCCACTGTGGCAGAACTAG TGACGTTCCCTCTGGACCTCACGAAAACTCGCCTGCAGGTCCAAGGTGAAGCTGCTGCGcggggcagcagagctgctgccggCCAGGCTGTCCCGTACCGTGGCATGCTGCGGACGGCAGCTGGCGTGGTGCAGGAGGAAGGCTTACTGAAGCTCTGGCAAGGAGCCACGCCAGCCGTCTACCGGCACATAG TGTATTCTGGTGTTCGGATGGTTGCATATGAACATCTGCGTGACTCCGTGCTCGGAAGGGCTGAGGATGAAAGCTTTCCTTTCTG GAAAGCTGTTGTTGGAGGCATGTCTGCGGGTGCCATTGGACAGTTTTTTGCCAGCCCAACTGATCTGGTGAAGGTGCAGATGCAgatggaagggaaaaggaagctgGAAGGAAAGCCATTACG ATTTCGAGGAGTGCACCATGCATTTATGAAGATCCTGTCCGAAGGAGGAATTCGGGGACTTTGGGCTGGATGGGTGCCAAATGTCCAGAGAGCTGCTTTGGTAAACATGGGAG ATCTGACCACTTACGACTCAGTGAAACACTTCTTGCTTCTGAACACACCACTCACAGACAACAGTCTCACTCACAGCATTGCCAG TGGCTGTTCTGGCTTGGTGGCTGCTGTCCTGGGAACTCCTGCTGATGTGGTCAAAACCCGGATAATGAACCAGCCGAGAGACAAGCAGGGAAG AGGTCTGCTGTATAAGTCTTCCACGGACTGCTTGATTCAAACGGTACAAGGTGAAGGGTTTATGTCTCTATACAAAGGCTTTATACCAACCTGGATGCGAATG GCTCCTTGGTCACTGGTATTCTGGCTTACATATGAACAAATCAGAAGGATCTGCGGAGttagttctttttaa
- the TDRD6 gene encoding tudor domain-containing protein 6: MGLASGLPEPGTAVTLRVCAVGTCPEVPVVQLWGSLGQRGAEYSRLRSEIQAVAGPRLVNAPGPVVQAAGGAELRAGELGLVELAGLWYRCRVVSRCGREYRVFLLDEGCTVAVSPYYLARGCKEHFCLPPEVLSCVVADLMPAGGPMAAACGDASVSTWTAEAMEFLSHLRGKKVSGVVREVMVPQHLTVLELPQLVAQMHHLGLARQVSPSWFCQVLKDCLIHEQLTDQLGLQPPAPSLTTVPQLLQVFHLYQPASPALDYFYPQLQLGVTEPVIVTHVSDPHRIYCQLQSLSKEIHRLSDTMRHIYDRWEQDVLPKVGSPCAVRGVGGCWYRALLLEVTAGEQDQQVAHVFFVDYGRKETVMGASLRHLPLECLRMPVVTYPCALQGVSDGGCSWSLSQINELKALVLGKGVRARIEAFNSFEHLYNVSLYGESGINLNHIFGVQARCLVSSHLQVSQTEAGEQLEVEESTAGELELPPGAPPVALTPRDLASALSVGVNLKLGVFDDVQVSHLRDPSEFWLQLHEHHQLFRQLMQSMWNFYSNATQLGDVVWDLQPGSLCCASGKEGAFYRAVITRVLEKGVEIHLMDRGNTETVERGKVKELLPRFRELPALALKCCLADVSPLRGSWSEDSVSAFRDIVLNKGLKVHFRSAQGDKYVVEIFDQSQLGEKSVGKLMAQGGYAEYQGCEMPVTLPKSSEKAVRQASSAAAAGEEKQMNAAKKLREEPGLKKNDRALSPAAVTVKESPVATTHGSKSTESLPAQVYEGKENLPVSHRQRYVEMRPTFAYGGQLEVGSTVSVVVSCIESPGYFWCQLSRNSDDFTVLMAEIQKYCKNSSHPNTWPNSVCLAQYSEDEKWYRALIVAEITSAEKVEVIYVDYGNREWVSLTGLRSIPEHFLQLKAQAFRCSLYNLIQPNGQDPFVWDEAAVLAFREFVDASSCHFELRCTIFALASVNNKELFNIVDLMTPFQSACQLLTAKGVARPLSPEKPLASCVQLHSFCFSTHDIKIGSEEEIFVTHVDDPWMFYCQLERRADVLAQLTDNIGRLSETMTSLETLPKPGDLCLARYTDGSWYRGVITTMKPNKEVFFVDFGNTETIENDNLLPIPSDAYDVLLLPMQAIKCSLSDIANVPKEATGWFKEAVLEKQLKAIVVAKESDGKLLIELFDGNTQLNAKLKEGLRLRNKAGLSRQVENETLCSQDTDVKKRNEPAESSLNTGRPREKKKCRSEAQGGEESSKTHVKPGGGNLPQPSVKRGLPGELLEAAEKLSSSEGALLARVGEEKQTVLSVKVGAQSDNKSGTKGRSIPVKNVSDLPQRSITPAHEVLTYVSHVNDPSDFYVQLASDEGQLSTISECLNSEMPAKDPCGQLLQAGDLISAVYSEDSLWYRAVVKGKASGDSVSVQYIDYGNAAVISIDQAHKLPEDLASVPAMAIHCSLSGLQCSKSTGWSEKAIEYFTKRTSEVLLTCEFVEKAGDKWAVMLSDDQGVITVDLADENLARKEGSYSAEILDGRESGDAVNTCQPLPSQALNEISSVSDNESFPWKFPEAGQTVQIYVMVVKGPEYFWSCSADTESINYIEEKIKEAENRGLNSLNSCIKSGDTCLAKYSQDGKLYRARVTSVTDDGVAVRHVDYGSEETVGLEMLRQMPCELLKVPNQAFACCLSGFDSSEGSWLSEAKEKFYDMTVEVLLEAEVVETQDDKAFEVPLCVVKLEASGKSINEEMKAFWKANTGSDHKAVPDLESPVQRSSCSSSDTGLCLKRETTAGCGLAQEGSESALLRSECFLDVTSGCSNAGGANTLVGAVKHVPGKADDGPEAAETQRNFDTEVPLLEEPAVEVLLEAARSCSPHILGSGMKPAVQELPGAPLLQDAELKAEQTGGASPGSLFLGSKQKELQRWLQVQPSAGGDAGALMELDQVQMHSYDDLKALILELDALSVHSADEESNEALGRESPEMQTAAGSEAREKVLECGAFDLPRMHEEMEELAVLKSLKILPLLNKRDNLVPSVSDGGKAELFPSDVQLPLGENAKVLELDLSRVHKAEALQEDWIEVEPPLMLPSSERRPEKQLHLKTHDMLSMLGTEIEQLLELVLPDVQPSQEDGEEDSLGLEHAALQSSANNGSQFSFFTKDLTSQRPVCTIKSCDCRVEKHKEWQKKKDERYVEEWMKEDLAESFRDHRSAPTHVQSSGCEPTDAGTGRTQNDNLADCSAECSEYTCNLKGFAVGSKCVVWTSLKWCEARILEVSEKGTRVLNLSSGSEEIVDPENVWNVIPDQAYRSPKAINHAAENTLSSLEECLLQEKQTSCGSAKSEKSEDPCSLQHS; encoded by the exons ATGGGGCTCGCCTCAGGGCTCCCTGAGCCCGGCACCGCCGTCACCCTGCGGGTCTGTGCTGTGGGTACGTGCCCTGAGGTGCCCGTCGTGCAGCTCTGGGGGTCGCTGGGCCAGCGCGGTGCTGAATACAGCCGCCTCCGCAGCGAGATCCAAGCAGTGGCTGGGCCGCGCCTCGTTAATGCCCCGGGCCCTGTGGTGCAGGCGGCTGGTGGGGCTGAGCTGcgtgctggagagctgggcctggTGGAGCTGGCCGGGCTCTGGTACCGCTGCCGTGTGGTGAGTCGCTGTGGCAGGGAGTACCGTGTGTTCCTGCTTGATGAGGGCTGCACAGTGGCTGTCTCTCCTTATTACCTGGCACGGGGCTGCAAGGAGCATTTCTGCCTGCCACCTGAGGTGCTGAGCTGTGTTGTGGCTGATCTGATGCCGGCTGGAGGCCCCATGGCAGCTGCCTGCGGGGATGCGTCTGTCTCCACCTGGACAGCAGAAGCTATGGAGTTCCTCAGTCACCTGCGTGGCAAGAAGGTGTCAGGCGTGGTGAGGGAGGTGATGGTGCCGCAGCACCTCAcggtgctggagctgccccaGCTGGTGGCCCAGATGCATCACCTGGGCCTGGCCAGGCAGGTTTCTCCGAGTTGGTTCTGCCAAGTGCTCAAGGACTGTCTAATTCACGAGCAGTTAACAGACCAGCTTGGACTGCAGCCTCCTGCACCTTCCCTCACAACAGTGCCACAGCTTCTCCAAGTTTTCCACTTATACCAGCCAGCGTCACCTGCCTTGGATTACTTCTACCCACAGCTTCAGCTGGGTGTGACAGAGCCTGTCATAGTGACCCACGTCTCCGACCCTCACCGCATCTACTGCCAGTTGCAGAGCTTGTCCAAGGAGATCCACCGCCTTTCTGATACCATGCGCCACATTTATGACAGGTGGGAGCAAGATGTACTGCCCAAAGTGGGCTCACCCTGTGCTGTGCGTGGCGTGGGGGGCTGCTGGTACCGAGCGCTCCTGCTGGAGGTCACCGCTGGGGAGCAGGACCAGCAAGTGGCTCATGTGTTCTTTGTGGACTACGGCAGGAAGGAGACCGTGATGGGAGCCAGCCTGCGCCATCTGCCCCTCGAGTGTCTTCGCATGCCTGTGGTGACTTACCCCTGTGCTCTTCAGGGCGTCTCAGATGGGGGTTGCAGCTGGTCCCTGTCGCAGATCAATGAGCTGAAAGCTTTGGTGCTGGGCAAAGGAGTGCGAGCTCGCATCGAAGCTTTTAACTCCTTTGAGCATCTCTACAACGTGAGCCTGTATGGGGAAAGTGGCATCAACCTGAACCACATCTTTGGGGTGCAGGCTCGCTGCCTGGTCAGCAGCCACCTGCAGGTCAGCCAGACCGAGGCGGGGGAGCAGCTGGAGGTGGAAGAATCCACAGCTGGAGAACTGGAACTGCCACCGGGAGCCCCTCCTGTGGCTTTAACGCCCAGAGATCTGGCTTCTGCTCTTTCAGTTGGCGTGAACCTGAAGCTGGGTGTGTTCGATGACGTGCAAGTCTCCCATCTCCGAGACCCGTCCGAGTTCTGGCTGCAGCTCCATGAGCATCACCAGCTCTTCAGGCAGCTGATGCAGAGCATGTGGAATTTTTACTCCAATGCCACGCAGCTGGGTGATGTCGTGTGGGACCTGCAGCCTGGATCCCTTTGTTGTGCCAGTGGGAAAGAGGGGGCCTTTTATCGAGCAGTAATCACCAGGGTTCTGGAAAAGGGTGTGGAAATACACCTGATGGACAGGGGCAACACCGAAACTGTAGAGCGGGGTAAGGTAAAGGAGCTCCTGCCTCGGTTCAGGGAGCTACCAGCTTTAGCACTGAAGTGTTGTTTGGCAGATGTCTCCCCTCTGAGGGGGAGTTGGAGTGAAGACTCTGTGTCTGCCTTCCGAGACATTGTACTGAACAAGGGACTGAAGGTTCATTTTCGCAGTGCACAGGGTGATAAATATGTGGTTGAAATCTTTGACCAGTCCCAACTGGGAGAGAAAAGCGTGGGTAAACTCATGGCCCAGGGAGGGTATGCTGAGTACCAGGGGTGTGAAATGCCTGTGACTCTTCCAAAATCCTCTGAGAAGGCTGTGAGGCAGGCCTCTTCTGCAGCggctgctggggaagaaaagcaaatgaatgCAGCTAAAAAGCTTAGGGAAGAACCTGGTCTAAAGAAAAATGATAGAGCACTTAGTCCTGCAGCTGTAACAGTCAAGGAGAGCCCTGTTGCAACCACTCATGGGTCTAAAAGTACTGAATCTCTTCCTGCTCAGGTGTACGAGGGCAAGGAAAACCTGCCCGTCTCTCACAGGCAGCGTTACGTGGAAATGAGGCCGACTTTTGCTTACGGGGGTCAGTTGGAAGTGGGAAGTACAGTTAGTGTGGTTGTATCATGCATTGAGAGCCCTGGTTATTTTTGGTGTCAGTTAAGTAGAAATTCTGATGACTTCACTGTACTAATGGCTGAAATTCAGAAGTACTGCAAAAATTCATCCCACCCAAATACTTGGCCGAATTCAGTCTGCTTAGCCCAGTACTCAGAGGATGAAAAATGGTACAGGGCTCTGATCGTCGCTGAAATTACTTCTGCAGAAAAAGTAGAAGTCATATACGTTGACTATGGCAACAGAGAGTGGGTGTCTCTGACGGGTCTCCGCTCGATTCCTGAACATTTCCTCCAGTTAAAGGCTCAGGCTTTCAGGTGCAGCCTGTACAACTTAATCCAGCCTAACGGCCAGGACCCATTTGTTTGGGATGAAGCAGCAGTTCTGGCTTTCCGGGAGTTTGTTGATGCCTCATCGTGTCACTTTGAGCTGAGGTGCACAATATTTGCCTTGGCTTCTGTTAATAATAAGGAGCTCTTTAACATTGTAGATTTAATGACACCTTTCCAGAGTGCTTGCCAGTTACTGACAGCCAAAGGTGTGGCCAGACCTTTGTCACCTGAGAAACCTCTGGCATCCTGTGTCCAGCTCCATTCGTTCTGTTTTTCCACGCACGACATCAAAATTGGGAGTGAGGAGGAGATTTTTGTTACTCATGTTGATGATCCGTGGATGTTTTACTGCCAACTTGAACGACGTGCAGATGTCTTAGCGCAGCTTACTGATAACATCGGGCGCCTCAGTGAAACAATGACCAGCTTAGAAACCTTGCCAAAGCCTGGAGACCTGTGTCTTGCGAGGTACACAGATGGCAGCTGGTACAGGGGAGTAATTACAACAATGAAACCCAACAAGGAAGTCTTTTTTGTGGATTTTGGTAACACAGAGACAATAGAGAACGATAATCTGCTTCCTATACCAAGTGATGCTTATGATGTCTTGCTTTTGCCCATGCAGGCCATAAAGTGTTCCTTATCTGACATAGCCAATGTTCCCAAAGAAGCTACTGGGTGGTTTAAGGAGGCTGTCCTGgaaaagcaattaaaagcaATAGTTGTAGCGAAGGAATCTGATGGTAAGCTGTTAATTGAGTTGTTTGATGGCAATACTCAGCTGAATGCAAAACTGAAGGAGGGGTTAAGATTAAGAAACAAGGCAGGACTGAGTAGGCAAGTAGAAAACGAAACTTTGTGCTCACAAGATACAGATGTGAAAAAGAGGAATGAGCCTGCAGAGTCTTCTCTGAACACAGGTAGGCCTcgtgagaaaaagaaatgcagatcTGAAGcccagggaggagaggagagtagCAAAACACACGTCAAGCCAGGAGGTGGAAACCTTCCCCAGCCTTCTGTGAAGAGAGGACTGCCAGGTGAATTACTGGAGGCTGCTGAGAAGCTGAGCAGTAGTGAAGGTGCTTTGTTAGCTAGagtgggggaagaaaaacagactgtGCTGTCTGTCAAGGTGGGTGCCCAGTCGGATAATAAATCTGGTACCAAAGGCAGATCAATACCAGTTAAAAATGTATCTGACCTACCCCAGCGGAGCATAACGCCAGCTCACGAAGTGTTAACATACGTTTCCCATGTAAATGATCCTTCAGATTTTTATGTTCAGCTCGCAAGCGACGAGGGTCAGCTGAGCACCATTTCAGAATGCTTGAACAGTGAAATGCCAGCAAAGGACCCTTGCGGGCAACTCTTGCAAGCCGGAGACTTGATCAGTGCTGTTTATTCCGAGGACAGCCTGTGGTATAGAGCTGTAGTAAAAGGGAAGGCTTCTGGTGACTCAGTCAGCGTACAGTACATTGATTATGGCAATGCTGCAGTGATCAGCATTGATCAAGCGCACAAACTCCCTGAAGACTTGGCTTCAGTTCCAGCAATGGCCATTCACTGCTCTCTGAGTGGACTTCAGTGCAGTAAAAGTACGGGCTGGTCAGAGAAAGCGATCGAGTACTTCACCAAGAGAACAAGTGAAGTGCTGCTCACATGTGAATTTGTAGAGAAGGCTGGGGATAAATGGGCAGTTATGCTCAGTGATGATCAAGGAGTAATAACAGTCGATTTAGCTGATGAAAATCTTGCAAGAAAAGAAGGGTCTTATTCAGCTGAAATACTTGATGGAAGGGAGAGTGGTGATGCGGTAAATACGTGCCAGCCTTTGCCTTCTCAGGCACTAAATGAAATTTCCAGTGTAAGTGATAATGAATCATTCCCCTGGAAGTTTCCAGAGGCAGGTCAGACTGTACAAATCTATGTCATGGTCGTAAAAGGTCCAGAATATTTTTGGAGTTGCAGTGCTGATACAGAAAGCATAAACTacatagaggaaaaaataaaggaagctgAAAACCGTGGACTGAACTCTCTGAACAGCTGCATTAAAAGTGGTGATACCTGTCTAGCAAAGTACAGTCAAGATGGGAAGCTCTACAGGGCCAGAGTCACCAGCGTAACAGATGATGGTGTAGCTGTTAGACATGTGGATTATGGAAGTGAGGAGACTGTTGGCTTGGAGATGCTCAGACAAATGCCATGTGAATTGCTCAAAGTACCTAATCAAGCGTTTGCTTGCTGCCTGTCAGGTTTCGATTCCTCAGAGGGCTCGTGGCTTAGCGAAGCGAAAGAGAAGTTTTATGATATGACTGTAGAAGTGTTACTAGAAGCTGAAGTAGTAGAGACTCAGGACGATAAAGCTTTTGAAGTCCCTCTGTGTGTTGTCAAACTGGAAGCATCTGGGAAGAGTATTAATGAAGAGATGAAAGCTTTTTGGAAAGCTAATACAGGAAGTGATCACAAAGCTGTCCCAGACCTTGAGAGCCCCGTACAGAGAAGCAGCTGTTCAAGCAGTGATACGGGTCTGTGCCTCAAAAGAGAAACTACTGCTGGTTGTGGATTAGCTCAGGAAGGAAGCGAAAGTGCCTTACTTCGTTCTGAATGTTTCTTGGATGTCACTTCTGGGTGTTCAAATGCTGGAGGAGCAAACACGTTGGTGGGAGCTGTTAAGCATGTGCCTGGGAAGGCTGATGAcggacctgaagcagctgagaCTCAACGCAACTTTGACACAGAGGTCCCTCTGCTTGAAGAGCCTGCTGTCGAGGTATTGTTAGAAGCAGCAAGAAGCTGCAGCCCTCATATCTTGGGGAGTGGGATGAAACCTGcggtgcaggagctgcctggagcGCCGCTCCTACAGGACGCTGAGCTGAAAGCAGAGCAGACAGGTGGTGCTTCCCCAGGCAGCCTTTTCCTAGGGAGCAAACAAAAAGAGCTGCAGAGATGGCTCCAGGTACAGCCTTCTGCAGGTGGTGACGCAGGGGCGTTGATGGAACTGGATCAAGTACAAATGCACTCTTACGATGATTTAAAAGCGCTCATACTGGAACTGGATGCGCTTTCAGTGCACTCAGCTGATGAAGAAAGCAACGAAGCACTGGGAAGAGAATCACCTGAAATGCagactgctgctggcagcgaAGCAAGAGAGAAAGTGTTGGAATGCGGTGCGTTTGATCTGCCCCGCATGCACGAGGAGATGGAGGAGTTGGCAGTTCTGAAATCTCTCAAAATTTTACCCTTGCTCAACAAGAGAGACAACCTGGTGCCTTCAGTTAGCGATGGAGGGAAGGCGGAGCTGTTTCCATCTGATGTTCAGCTTCCTTTGGGAGAGAACGCAAAGGTACTGGAACTGGATCTGTCAAGGGTTCATAAAGCAGAAGCTTTGCAGGAAGATTGGATAGAAGTGGAGCCTCCCCTAATGCTGCCCTCTTCTGAACGTAGGCCTGAGAAGCAGCTCCACCTGAAGACCCATGACATGCTGTCGATGCTGGGCACTGAGATTGAGCAGCTGCTGGAGTTGGTGCTGCCTGACGTGCAGCCTTCTCAGGAGGATGGAGAGGAGGACTCTTTAGGGCTGGAACACGCTGCCCTGCAAAGTTCTGCAAATAATGGAAGTCAATTCTCATTTTTTACAAAAGACTTAACAAGCCAGAGGCCTGTTTGCACCATAAAATCATGTGACTGCAGAGTTGAGAAACATAAGGAGTGGCAAAAGAAGAAGGATGAGCGTTACGTGGAAGAATGGATGAAAGAGGACTTGGCTGAATCATTTAGAGATCATAGAAGTGCTCCTACACACGTGCAGTCTTCAGGCTGTGAACCTACGGATGCAGGAACGGGAAGAACACAAAATGATAACTTGGCTGACTGCAGCGCAG AATGCAGTGAATACACTTGTAACCTAAAAGGCTTTGCTGTTGGTTCAAAATGCGTGGTGTGGACATCCCTCAAATGGTGCGAGGCTCGCATTTTGGAGGTATCTGAAAAAGGTACCAGG